A single genomic interval of Arthrobacter sp. NicSoilB8 harbors:
- a CDS encoding SRPBCC family protein, with translation MATVQESIEVNVPLSQAYNQWTQFEEFPLFMSGVESVSQLDDTTVHFKTSIGGVRREYDARITTQEPDQRVSWESLDEPRNAGTVWFEDLGDVGTNVNVELTWEPDSATEKLGAAIGLDSRQVAADLKRFKQFIEERGAETGGWRGRVDGVAPGAATAVPLQEEVGFGEPAFQRVDADPDIAPRPPFGQDQQR, from the coding sequence ATGGCAACTGTTCAGGAATCCATCGAAGTCAATGTTCCGCTGAGCCAGGCCTACAACCAGTGGACGCAGTTCGAGGAATTTCCGCTCTTCATGAGCGGTGTGGAATCCGTCAGTCAGCTGGACGACACCACTGTCCATTTCAAGACCAGCATCGGTGGGGTCCGGCGCGAATACGACGCGCGGATCACCACGCAGGAGCCGGACCAGCGTGTGTCGTGGGAAAGCCTTGACGAACCACGGAACGCCGGTACGGTCTGGTTCGAGGACCTCGGCGACGTCGGAACGAATGTAAACGTCGAGCTGACCTGGGAGCCGGACTCGGCCACAGAAAAGCTCGGCGCGGCCATCGGCCTTGATTCCCGTCAGGTTGCGGCCGATCTGAAGAGATTCAAGCAGTTTATCGAAGAGCGCGGCGCCGAGACCGGCGGCTGGCGCGGACGCGTGGACGGCGTCGCGCCGGGCGCCGCCACCGCCGTGCCGCTCCAGGAGGAAGTGGGCTTCGGGGAGCCCGCCTTCCAGCGCGTGGACGCCGATCCCGATATTGCCCCCCGGCCGCCGTTCGGCCAGGACCAGCAGCGCTGA
- the purH gene encoding bifunctional phosphoribosylaminoimidazolecarboxamide formyltransferase/IMP cyclohydrolase yields MSFTQLDRVSIDRVPIRRALISVYDKTGLEELARGLHDAGVKIVSTGSTAKKIAAAGIPVQEVEEVTGSPEMLDGRVKTLHPRVHGGILADRRVPAHMQTLADMEIEPFDLVVVNLYPFVETVKSGAAPDDVVEQIDIGGPAMVRSAAKNHAAVAIVVDPASYGSVVEAAASGGFDLKTRRRLAAKAFAHTASYDTAVATWTASQFLDEDGDGVIDWPAYAGLALERSEVLRYGENPHQQAALYVDRAAPAGIAQADQLHGKAMSYNNFVDADAALRAAFDFAEPAVAIIKHANPCGVAVGSASAADPIADAHAKAHACDPVSAFGGVIASNRTVTAGMARTVAGIFTEVVIAPGFEDEAVEILSKKKNIRLLALPEGYGRYPTEFRQVSGGMLVQATDKVDAEGDNPANWTLAAGEAADAATLADLAFAWTACRAAKSNAILLADNGAAVGIGMGQVNRLDSCKLAVERANTLGVTVESDVDAAGGAAGTDASEAPERARGAVAASDAFFPFADGLQILIDAGVRAVVQPGGSVRDEEVIAAANAAGITMYFTGARHFFH; encoded by the coding sequence GTGAGCTTCACGCAGCTTGACCGTGTATCCATTGACCGAGTGCCCATCCGCCGGGCACTGATTTCGGTCTACGACAAGACCGGTCTGGAGGAGCTCGCCCGGGGCCTGCACGACGCCGGCGTCAAGATCGTCTCCACCGGCTCCACGGCCAAGAAGATCGCCGCCGCGGGCATCCCCGTGCAGGAAGTCGAAGAAGTCACCGGTTCGCCGGAAATGCTGGACGGCCGCGTCAAGACCCTGCACCCGCGCGTGCACGGCGGCATCCTCGCCGACCGCCGCGTCCCGGCGCACATGCAGACGCTGGCGGACATGGAGATCGAGCCGTTCGACCTCGTCGTCGTCAACCTGTACCCGTTCGTGGAGACCGTCAAGTCCGGCGCGGCGCCGGACGACGTCGTCGAGCAGATCGACATCGGCGGCCCCGCAATGGTGCGCTCGGCCGCGAAGAACCACGCCGCCGTCGCGATCGTGGTGGACCCGGCGTCCTACGGTTCCGTGGTGGAGGCGGCCGCCTCGGGCGGCTTTGACCTGAAGACCCGACGCCGGCTCGCCGCCAAGGCATTCGCGCACACCGCGTCCTACGACACCGCCGTGGCCACCTGGACGGCCAGCCAGTTCCTCGACGAGGACGGCGACGGCGTGATCGACTGGCCCGCCTACGCCGGCCTGGCCCTGGAACGCTCCGAGGTCCTGCGTTACGGCGAAAACCCGCACCAGCAGGCCGCGCTGTACGTGGACCGGGCCGCCCCGGCCGGCATCGCCCAGGCCGACCAGCTGCACGGCAAGGCCATGAGCTACAACAACTTTGTCGACGCCGACGCCGCCCTGCGCGCCGCATTCGACTTCGCCGAGCCCGCCGTCGCCATCATCAAGCACGCCAACCCGTGCGGCGTGGCTGTGGGGTCCGCCTCCGCGGCCGACCCGATTGCCGATGCCCACGCCAAGGCACACGCCTGCGATCCCGTGTCCGCGTTCGGCGGCGTCATCGCCTCGAACCGCACGGTCACCGCCGGCATGGCCCGCACCGTCGCCGGCATCTTCACGGAGGTCGTCATCGCACCGGGCTTCGAGGACGAGGCCGTGGAGATCCTGTCCAAGAAGAAGAACATCCGCCTCCTGGCCCTGCCCGAGGGATACGGCCGCTACCCGACCGAGTTCCGCCAGGTCTCCGGCGGCATGCTGGTGCAGGCCACGGACAAGGTCGACGCCGAGGGCGACAACCCCGCCAACTGGACCCTCGCCGCGGGCGAGGCCGCCGATGCCGCCACCCTGGCCGACCTCGCGTTCGCCTGGACCGCCTGCCGCGCCGCCAAGTCCAACGCCATCCTGCTCGCGGACAACGGTGCCGCCGTCGGCATCGGCATGGGCCAGGTCAACCGGCTCGATTCCTGCAAGCTCGCGGTTGAGCGAGCCAACACGCTCGGCGTCACTGTGGAGTCCGACGTCGACGCCGCCGGCGGCGCGGCCGGCACCGACGCGTCCGAAGCACCCGAGCGTGCCCGCGGCGCGGTGGCGGCCTCGGACGCGTTCTTCCCCTTCGCCGACGGCCTGCAGATCCTGATCGACGCCGGCGTGCGTGCCGTGGTCCAGCCCGGCGGCTCCGTCCGCGACGAGGAAGTCATCGCCGCAGCCAACGCCGCAGGCATCACCATGTACTTCACAGGCGCCCGCCACTTCTTCCACTAG
- a CDS encoding serine/threonine-protein kinase, with amino-acid sequence MDSSANSVAAEPLGGRYQLGDVIGRGGMASVYTAKDLNLGRDVALKLFAPQSADPDELRRQEAEIELLATLNHPSLVTLFDAGTDTRIPDEPRPFLTMELVDGQDLRTRIRHSPLPLDELAVVGAGIADALAYIHTLGIVHRDIKPANILLVPVRPGEPLRPKLTDFGIARLIDGTRLTATGTMVGTAAYLSPEQARGADLGPASDIYSLGLVLLECLKGDVEYPGSAVESAVARLHRAPAIPDAVPAEWARLIRAMTALDPLDRPSAGELEAALRFALVSPGSLPGPVKEAPTRVLPTPPSRPRRPPGHGLAAETRPLNLPDPQALPRRPRRRPSVSPSSPSSRFPRFSRSSGLLRFSRFSRFPSAAAWFARARLRTRLAVALAAVAVLAVGAAVGLTLSTPDAPDVVPYPAVTGPLGDHLKDLQKSVEP; translated from the coding sequence GTGGACAGTTCGGCCAACAGCGTCGCGGCGGAGCCTTTAGGCGGCCGCTATCAGCTGGGGGACGTGATCGGCCGGGGCGGCATGGCCTCGGTCTACACCGCCAAGGACCTGAACCTGGGCCGGGACGTGGCCCTGAAACTCTTCGCACCTCAGTCGGCCGATCCGGACGAGCTTCGCCGCCAGGAGGCCGAGATCGAACTCCTGGCTACCCTCAACCATCCAAGCCTGGTGACATTGTTCGACGCCGGGACGGACACCCGGATTCCCGACGAGCCCCGGCCCTTCCTGACCATGGAGCTCGTGGACGGCCAGGACCTGCGGACCCGGATCCGCCACAGTCCGCTGCCGCTGGACGAGTTGGCCGTGGTCGGTGCCGGGATCGCCGACGCCCTCGCCTACATCCACACCCTCGGCATCGTCCACCGGGACATCAAACCGGCCAACATCCTCCTGGTGCCGGTCCGGCCGGGAGAGCCGCTTCGACCCAAGCTCACAGACTTCGGCATCGCCCGCCTGATCGACGGGACCCGGCTTACGGCCACGGGAACCATGGTCGGAACAGCCGCCTATCTCAGTCCGGAACAGGCCCGCGGCGCCGATCTCGGGCCGGCGAGCGACATCTATTCCCTGGGACTGGTTCTGCTCGAATGCCTCAAAGGCGACGTGGAGTATCCGGGCAGCGCCGTCGAATCCGCCGTCGCGCGGCTGCACCGCGCCCCCGCAATTCCGGACGCAGTCCCGGCCGAGTGGGCCCGGCTCATCCGTGCCATGACTGCCCTCGATCCGCTGGACCGCCCCTCGGCTGGCGAGCTCGAGGCAGCCTTGCGCTTTGCCCTCGTTTCCCCCGGGTCCTTGCCGGGCCCCGTCAAAGAGGCGCCCACCCGTGTGCTGCCGACCCCGCCGTCGAGGCCCCGCCGGCCGCCCGGGCACGGGCTCGCCGCAGAGACACGCCCGCTGAACCTGCCGGATCCCCAGGCTCTGCCGCGGAGGCCACGCCGCCGCCCCTCCGTTTCCCCCTCGTCCCCCTCTTCTCGCTTTCCCCGCTTTTCCCGTTCTTCCGGCCTTCTCCGCTTTTCCCGCTTTTCCCGCTTTCCTTCCGCAGCCGCCTGGTTCGCCCGGGCCCGGCTCCGCACACGCCTGGCTGTGGCGTTGGCCGCGGTGGCTGTCCTCGCCGTGGGGGCGGCGGTCGGGCTCACGCTCTCCACTCCGGACGCTCCCGACGTCGTCCCCTATCCCGCCGTCACAGGTCCGCTCGGCGACCACCTGAAAGACCTCCAGAAGAGCGTGGAGCCATGA
- a CDS encoding NADP-dependent isocitrate dehydrogenase, translating to MAKIIYTHTDEAPMLATYSFLPIIEAFASTAGVEVETRDISLAGRIIAAFGDYLTEEQRVSDALAELGALAKTPEANIIKLPNISASVPQLKAAIAELQGQGYALPDYPDNPSSDEETDIRSRYDKIKGSAVNPVLREGNSDRRAPLSVKNYARQNPHSMGAWSPESKTNVATMEADDFRSNEKSVVIEADTNIKIQLVKEDGTVKVLKRAFPVLAGEVIDGTVMRAAALDEFLAAQVARAKAEGVLFSAHLKATMMKVSDPIIFGHVVKAYFADLFATYGEQIAAAGLSPNNGLASILNGLQDLPEEIRGDVQAAIEKGLNDGPELAMVDSDKGITNLHVPSDVIVDASMPAMIRSSGHMWGRDGQEADTLAVLPDSSYAGIYQVVIDDCRAHGAFDPTTMGTVPNVGLMAQAAEEYGSHDKTFEIQSAGIVQIVDDAGTVLIEHQVAPGDIWRACQTKDVPIRDWVKLAVTRARASATPAVFWLDKGRAHDARMIAKVEEYLKDHDTEGLEIAIMSPDEATAFTVERLRKGQDTISVTGNVLRDYLTDLFPILELGTSAKMLSVVPLINGGGLFETGAGGSAPKHVQQLLKENHLRWDSLGEFLALAVSFEHLATTTGNARAQVLADTLDRATGTFLLEDKSPKRKAGELDNRGSHFYLAKFWAQELARQNDDAELAAAFAAVSEALNSSEDTITGELLAVQGSPVDLGGYYRPDEAKASAVMRPSATFSEVLGMLTK from the coding sequence ATGGCAAAGATTATCTATACCCACACCGACGAAGCGCCGATGCTGGCCACCTATTCGTTCTTGCCGATCATTGAGGCGTTCGCCTCGACGGCCGGTGTGGAAGTGGAGACCCGCGACATCTCGCTGGCCGGCCGCATCATCGCCGCATTCGGCGACTACCTCACCGAGGAGCAGCGCGTCAGCGACGCCCTGGCCGAGCTTGGCGCCCTCGCCAAGACGCCGGAAGCCAACATCATCAAGCTGCCCAACATCAGCGCGTCCGTGCCCCAGCTGAAGGCTGCAATCGCCGAACTCCAGGGCCAGGGCTACGCGCTGCCGGACTACCCGGACAACCCCTCATCCGATGAGGAAACGGACATCCGGTCCCGCTACGACAAGATCAAGGGTTCGGCCGTGAACCCGGTCCTGCGCGAAGGCAACTCGGACCGCCGCGCCCCGCTCTCGGTTAAGAACTACGCACGCCAGAACCCGCACAGCATGGGCGCGTGGTCTCCGGAGTCGAAGACCAACGTGGCCACCATGGAGGCCGACGACTTCCGTTCAAACGAGAAGTCCGTGGTCATCGAGGCCGACACCAACATCAAGATCCAGCTCGTCAAGGAAGACGGCACTGTCAAGGTCCTCAAGCGTGCCTTCCCGGTCCTGGCCGGCGAGGTCATCGACGGCACCGTGATGCGCGCCGCTGCGCTGGATGAATTCCTGGCCGCCCAGGTGGCCCGGGCCAAGGCCGAGGGCGTGCTGTTCTCCGCCCACCTGAAGGCCACCATGATGAAGGTTTCCGACCCCATCATCTTCGGCCACGTCGTCAAGGCCTACTTCGCCGACCTCTTCGCCACCTACGGCGAGCAGATCGCCGCCGCCGGCCTGAGTCCGAACAACGGCCTCGCCTCCATCCTTAACGGCCTCCAGGACCTCCCGGAGGAGATCCGCGGCGACGTCCAGGCTGCCATCGAGAAGGGCCTTAACGACGGCCCCGAACTCGCCATGGTCGACTCCGACAAGGGCATCACCAACCTGCACGTGCCCTCCGACGTGATCGTCGACGCCTCGATGCCGGCCATGATCCGCAGCTCCGGCCACATGTGGGGCCGCGACGGGCAGGAGGCCGACACGCTGGCCGTCCTCCCGGACAGCAGCTACGCCGGCATCTACCAGGTTGTCATCGACGACTGCCGCGCCCACGGAGCCTTCGACCCCACCACCATGGGCACCGTCCCGAACGTCGGCCTCATGGCCCAGGCCGCCGAGGAATACGGCAGCCACGACAAGACGTTCGAGATCCAGTCCGCCGGCATTGTCCAGATCGTCGACGACGCCGGCACCGTGCTGATCGAGCACCAGGTCGCCCCGGGCGACATTTGGCGCGCCTGCCAGACCAAGGACGTGCCGATCCGCGACTGGGTCAAGCTGGCCGTCACCCGCGCCCGCGCCTCCGCCACGCCCGCCGTCTTCTGGCTGGACAAGGGCCGCGCCCACGACGCCCGGATGATCGCCAAGGTGGAGGAATACCTCAAGGACCACGACACCGAGGGCCTTGAGATCGCCATCATGTCCCCGGACGAGGCCACGGCCTTCACGGTCGAACGCCTCCGCAAGGGCCAGGACACCATCTCGGTGACCGGCAACGTGCTCCGCGACTACCTCACGGACCTCTTCCCGATCCTGGAACTCGGCACCAGCGCCAAAATGCTCTCGGTGGTTCCGCTCATCAACGGCGGCGGCCTGTTCGAGACCGGCGCCGGCGGATCCGCCCCGAAGCATGTTCAGCAGCTGCTGAAGGAAAACCACCTGCGCTGGGACAGCCTGGGTGAATTCCTCGCCCTCGCCGTGAGCTTCGAGCACCTCGCCACCACCACCGGCAACGCCCGCGCCCAGGTCCTGGCCGACACCCTGGACCGTGCCACCGGCACGTTCCTGCTGGAGGACAAGTCCCCGAAGCGCAAGGCCGGCGAGCTGGATAACCGCGGCAGCCACTTCTACCTGGCCAAGTTCTGGGCCCAGGAGCTGGCCCGCCAGAACGACGACGCCGAGCTCGCCGCGGCCTTCGCGGCCGTGTCCGAAGCCCTGAATTCCAGCGAGGACACCATCACCGGTGAACTCCTCGCGGTGCAGGGATCCCCGGTGGACCTCGGCGGTTACTACCGGCCGGACGAGGCCAAGGCTTCAGCGGTCATGCGCCCCTCGGCGACGTTCAGCGAAGTCCTCGGGATGCTGACCAAGTAG
- a CDS encoding MFS transporter gives MNTYTTVPSGEQVVQELPWRWKVQGRIFLIGGLGFMFDAWDVTLNGILIPLLSKHWSLSPGDAAWIGTANLIGMALGAFVWGTIADTIGRKKAFTATLLIFSIFTVLGAVSPDFTWFVVFRFLAGFGLGGCIPVDYALVGEFTPRKQRGRVLTAMDGWWPIGAALCGFVSAGLVAAFADWRLTMLVMVLPALLVFWIRRSVPESPLFLIRKGRRDEAAKVIDGLVEATGAEPRVYSLPAPQDAPRLSAGSAWTQLRALWQFNWKITTAAWALFFSILLVYYLSLTWMPRILIGAGFEEYKAFLTTASMAAVGLLGVVVAALLVERVGRKWILAITGPLSALTLVIVAIVVDIPTAAVFWLLVFGFVVQVAIPVLYAYVSELYPTELRSSGFGWASTFSRLGAGFGPLVFAAFLWPELGLATSFALAGGLVLLSVLWMAFFAPETKQRRLE, from the coding sequence ATGAACACGTACACCACTGTGCCCAGCGGCGAACAGGTGGTCCAGGAACTGCCGTGGCGGTGGAAGGTCCAGGGCCGGATCTTCCTGATCGGCGGCCTGGGCTTCATGTTCGATGCCTGGGACGTCACCCTCAACGGCATCCTCATTCCGCTGCTGTCCAAGCACTGGTCGCTGAGCCCGGGCGACGCCGCCTGGATCGGCACGGCGAACCTGATCGGCATGGCCCTGGGCGCCTTTGTCTGGGGCACCATCGCGGACACGATCGGGCGCAAGAAGGCCTTCACCGCGACCCTGCTGATCTTCTCAATCTTCACCGTGCTCGGCGCGGTCTCCCCCGATTTCACGTGGTTCGTCGTGTTCCGCTTCCTGGCCGGGTTCGGCCTGGGCGGCTGCATCCCCGTGGACTATGCGCTGGTGGGCGAGTTCACGCCCCGCAAACAGCGCGGCCGCGTGCTCACCGCGATGGACGGCTGGTGGCCGATCGGCGCCGCCCTCTGCGGTTTCGTCTCCGCCGGGCTGGTCGCGGCCTTCGCGGACTGGCGGCTGACCATGCTGGTCATGGTGCTCCCGGCGCTGCTGGTGTTCTGGATCCGCCGCAGCGTCCCGGAATCCCCGCTGTTCCTGATCCGCAAGGGCCGCCGCGACGAGGCCGCCAAGGTGATCGACGGCCTGGTCGAGGCCACCGGCGCCGAGCCGCGGGTCTACAGCCTGCCCGCCCCGCAGGACGCGCCCCGCCTCTCCGCGGGCAGCGCATGGACGCAGTTGCGCGCGCTCTGGCAGTTCAACTGGAAGATCACGACGGCGGCGTGGGCCCTCTTCTTCTCCATCCTGCTGGTCTACTACCTCTCGCTGACGTGGATGCCGCGGATCCTGATCGGCGCCGGGTTCGAGGAGTACAAGGCGTTCCTCACCACCGCGTCCATGGCCGCCGTCGGGCTCCTCGGCGTGGTGGTGGCGGCACTGCTGGTGGAGCGGGTGGGCCGCAAGTGGATCCTGGCGATCACCGGCCCCTTGTCCGCGCTGACGCTGGTGATTGTGGCGATCGTGGTGGACATCCCGACGGCGGCCGTGTTCTGGCTGCTCGTGTTCGGCTTCGTGGTGCAGGTGGCCATCCCGGTCCTGTACGCCTACGTCTCCGAGCTCTACCCCACCGAGCTGCGCAGCTCAGGCTTCGGCTGGGCCTCGACGTTCTCGCGGCTCGGCGCCGGGTTCGGGCCGCTGGTCTTCGCGGCGTTCCTGTGGCCGGAGCTGGGCCTGGCGACCTCCTTCGCCCTGGCCGGCGGGCTCGTGCTGCTGTCCGTGCTGTGGATGGCGTTCTTCGCCCCTGAAACCAAGCAGCGCCGGCTCGAGTAG
- a CDS encoding mucin-associated surface protein, translated as MSRRLITRPTTRRDRGGPGSRTPAALLAGMLLAGALAGCGAPAPELDRDAAKQLQSEVLSVSQAAAANDPAGSLKLLDRLLTRLDAAASSGDVSFKRHQSIKSAIDAVRADLAAQQAAAERAAAEQAAAAEQAAAAQAAAAAAAAQAPAAPAPVVPAPAPANGGKAKGKEKGKG; from the coding sequence ATGAGCCGACGTTTAATCACCCGCCCAACCACCCGCCGGGACCGCGGCGGCCCCGGCTCCCGGACCCCCGCGGCACTCCTGGCGGGAATGCTGCTGGCCGGGGCGCTGGCAGGCTGCGGCGCCCCCGCCCCCGAGTTGGACCGCGACGCCGCCAAGCAGCTGCAATCCGAGGTCCTGTCGGTCAGCCAGGCCGCGGCAGCCAACGACCCCGCCGGCTCCCTGAAGCTCCTTGACCGGCTCCTGACCCGGCTGGATGCCGCCGCCTCCAGCGGCGACGTTTCCTTTAAACGCCACCAGAGCATCAAGTCAGCGATCGACGCCGTCCGGGCGGACCTTGCCGCGCAGCAGGCGGCCGCCGAACGCGCCGCGGCAGAACAAGCGGCCGCGGCAGAACAAGCGGCCGCGGCGCAGGCGGCTGCGGCAGCTGCCGCCGCGCAAGCACCAGCAGCCCCCGCCCCCGTCGTTCCGGCCCCCGCCCCGGCGAACGGCGGCAAGGCCAAGGGGAAGGAAAAGGGGAAGGGCTGA
- the purN gene encoding phosphoribosylglycinamide formyltransferase, translated as MRIVVLVSGTGSNLQAVIDAVKSGALDVEIAAVGADRPGTFGVERSAAAGIPTFVVDFKAYPDRAAWNAALTEAVAAYAPDVVVSSGFMRIVSAGFIDAFGGKYLNTHPALLPSFPGAHGVRDALAYGVKVTGCTVHWADAGVDTGPIIAQEAVAVEDGETEESLHERIKVVERRLLVSTLASLAAAQHAPV; from the coding sequence ATGCGCATAGTTGTCCTCGTTTCCGGCACCGGCTCCAACCTCCAGGCAGTTATCGATGCCGTGAAGTCCGGCGCGCTCGACGTCGAGATCGCCGCCGTCGGCGCCGACCGGCCCGGGACCTTCGGGGTGGAGCGCTCCGCCGCGGCCGGCATTCCCACGTTCGTGGTGGACTTCAAGGCCTACCCGGACCGGGCGGCCTGGAATGCGGCGCTGACCGAGGCGGTGGCCGCGTATGCCCCCGACGTTGTGGTGTCCTCGGGCTTCATGCGGATTGTCAGCGCGGGCTTCATCGACGCGTTTGGCGGCAAATACCTCAACACGCACCCGGCGCTGCTGCCGTCCTTCCCCGGCGCCCACGGAGTCCGCGATGCCCTGGCCTACGGCGTGAAGGTCACCGGCTGCACGGTGCACTGGGCCGACGCCGGGGTGGACACGGGCCCCATCATCGCCCAGGAAGCCGTGGCGGTCGAGGACGGCGAGACCGAGGAATCCCTGCACGAGCGCATCAAGGTGGTGGAGCGCCGGCTCCTGGTCTCCACCCTGGCCTCCCTCGCCGCAGCCCAGCACGCCCCCGTCTGA
- a CDS encoding Gfo/Idh/MocA family oxidoreductase, producing the protein MSALIAKPWLFTQPDQDPRTATGARLRWGIIATGGIAAAVTRDLELLADAELYAVSSRTQAAADAFAADYGFVRAYGDHDGVSGYDRLLADAAVDVVYVATPHARHHEIALAALNAGKHVLCEKALTINAREAAELIAVARDNGLFLMEAVWSRFLPSMQRAFEIAASGEIGAVKWVGADLGFPAPYSPGSRLWAPKDGGGALLDLTVYPLLWALGTLGFPQTVSATGWLNDDGVDAQNALTLGYHHGAQAQLTSSLLAHGPRTATVAGSEGFLQTTGSINNPKELLVRIGFDDPRTEQFTVVGRGYTYELREVTRCIQQGLTESPVMPLEDSLNTMRLFDGVRAQLGVSYPNDAH; encoded by the coding sequence ATGTCTGCCCTCATCGCGAAGCCGTGGCTGTTCACCCAGCCGGACCAGGATCCCCGCACAGCCACCGGCGCCAGGCTGCGCTGGGGCATCATCGCCACCGGCGGGATCGCCGCCGCGGTCACCCGCGATCTCGAACTCCTGGCGGATGCGGAGCTGTATGCCGTCAGTTCCCGCACCCAGGCGGCGGCCGACGCGTTCGCGGCCGACTACGGCTTTGTCCGCGCCTATGGTGACCACGACGGCGTGAGTGGTTATGACCGCCTGCTGGCGGATGCCGCCGTCGACGTCGTCTACGTCGCCACGCCGCACGCCCGCCACCACGAAATTGCCCTGGCCGCCCTCAACGCCGGCAAGCATGTGCTCTGCGAGAAGGCCCTCACCATCAACGCCCGGGAGGCCGCCGAGCTGATCGCGGTGGCCCGGGACAACGGTTTGTTCCTGATGGAGGCGGTGTGGAGCCGGTTCCTGCCCAGCATGCAGCGGGCGTTCGAGATCGCCGCGTCGGGCGAGATCGGTGCGGTCAAATGGGTGGGCGCGGACCTCGGCTTTCCGGCGCCGTATTCACCCGGTTCCCGGCTCTGGGCGCCCAAGGACGGCGGCGGCGCCCTCCTGGACCTGACCGTCTATCCGCTGCTCTGGGCCCTCGGCACGCTGGGGTTCCCGCAAACGGTCAGCGCCACCGGCTGGCTCAATGACGACGGCGTCGACGCGCAGAACGCCCTGACGCTCGGCTACCACCACGGCGCCCAGGCCCAGCTGACCTCGTCCCTGCTGGCGCACGGACCCCGCACCGCAACCGTCGCCGGCAGCGAGGGCTTCCTCCAGACCACCGGCTCCATCAACAACCCGAAGGAACTGCTGGTCAGGATCGGCTTCGACGATCCCCGCACGGAGCAGTTCACGGTGGTGGGGCGTGGCTACACCTACGAGCTCCGCGAGGTCACGCGGTGCATCCAGCAGGGACTCACCGAGAGCCCGGTCATGCCGCTGGAAGACTCCCTGAACACCATGCGGCTCTTCGACGGCGTACGCGCGCAACTTGGTGTGAGCTACCCTAACGACGCCCACTGA